Within the Longimicrobiaceae bacterium genome, the region CGGCTTCCGCATGAGCTTCGATCTTCCGCGAGGCGGCCTCCTCCTCCTGCGCGCGGATGAGCTGCTGCTGCTGGCAGAAAGTGACCTCGCGAACCTCGTTCTCGCTGAAGCGGGTCATCCCCACGGCCGCCGCGCGGTTGATGAGCGAGTCGCAGGTCGCCGGCACCGCCACCGGACGGGGTTCGTAATTGGGGATCTGGATCTCGTCGGGGCGGATCAGCCGATAGGGGCCACAGGCGGCGAACACCAGCAGGAGTGCGAGCAGCAGGAGGGGTTTGTACGAGCGCATGCGCCGGGAACAGCGGTTCGGGTCCATATGCGAACGACGGGACAGAGTACAGCGCAAAGGGCCGCCCCGGCAACGGCCGCCGGCGCCCTCCGCCTGAGACGCTGCCGGCCCCAGGAGCGGTTGCATCGGAGGGGGAGACGGGCCGAGTACGCAGAGGGAGGATGGACGTACAATTACGAATTACGAATTACGAATTAACGGCAAATCACAGAGGCCGCAGAGGGTGACACGGAGGGCACGGAGGATCATTGGAAAAACTCGCCGCATGTAGAACCGGCCACATTGAAGCTCTTAAACACAACGACTATGCGGCTTCGTTCGGGCGGAACGGATGCACTCCTCCGCGCTCTCTGCGCCATCCTCCGTGACCTTCGTGGTTCCAATCCCAGTCCATCCAGACCTCACAATTCGTAATTCGTAATTCGTAATTCGTAATCCCTTAGTCGTCAGCTTCCCGCCATCTTCCTGACCACCGGCTCCACGATCGATTCCCAGAGGTCGTACCCGCGGGCGTTCAGGTGGAGGCCGTCCTCGATGAACAGCGCGGGGTCGGGGGTTCCGTCGCTCCGCAGCATCGGGGTGTAGATGTCGATGAACTCGAGGCGCGGATCGGTTTCGGTAAACCGGCGGATCAGGTCGTTGGTCTCCCGGATACGATCGACGATACTCCAGCGCGCGACGCTCGGCTTGACCGCGATGTAGGCGATGGGGGTCTCGGGTAGCTCGGCGTGGACGATCCGGACGAAGGATTGAAAGTCCTCCAGCACCTGCTGCGGCGTGTCCCCCTCCCACAGGTCGTTGTCTCCGGCGTAGACGACGATCGCCCGTGGCCGGTACGGCAGCACGATACGGTCGGCGAACTCGACCACGTCGGACATCTGCGAGCCACCGAAACCGCGGTTGAGCACCGGCAGGCCCTCGAAGTCCTCCTCCAAGGTTTCCCACATCCGGATCGAGGAGCTGCCGACGAAGAGGACGCCGCCCGGAGCGGGCGGATGTTCCTGGTCGGCCGCCTCGAAGGCCTGGATGTCGGGCTCCCAACGGGACGTCGCCGCCGGCGGAGCGGCGCTCGAGCACGCGGCCAGCATCACTCCCAACAGCAGCGCTCCGATCACAGGCCCGAGGATGGGCGACGGAACTGCACCGCGGCGCTCTCGCGCCGTCCCGCGGTTCCGCGCGCTCACTGGGCCCTCACGCCACGGCTGCGGCTGCCGCCCATCTCGAATACCACCGCCGTCGGCCGGCCCTGGTCGTCGAGCTCGAAGATCAGCCGCCCTGCGGTGTGCGAGAGCGCGAACTCGGTCTCGGAGAGAGGCGTCAGGCGCTGCGGCGAGTGTGTGTTGATGTCGGCGACCAGGTGGTCGCCCTCGCGGCTGACCTCCACGAGCTTGGGGCCCTGCCCCTGCTCACCGCGGTTGTACCGACCCACGAAGCGATCCAGTTGCGCCGAGCTGAGCTCGATTCCGGCAGGCGGGTAGCCGGGCGGTGGAGCCGGGCGCTCCGGTAGCGGGCGGACCCAGATGTTCCGGTAGCGCACCGGATGTCCGTGGTCCTGGAGCTGGATGGGTCCCTCGTCCCCGTGGGCGGAATAGGGGGAGAACTGCATGTAGCTCGTCGGCCCCAGGATCTCCTCGTTGTTCTGCACCAGGATGCCGTTGTGCACTACCGTCACCCGCGCCGGCTCCAGGAGCGAGCCGTCCTCGGCGAAGCGCGGCCGCCGGAAGTAGATGTCGTACGCCTGCCATTCTCCCGGCGCGCGCGAGGCGTTGGCGAGCGGGGGGTACTGGCCGTAGATCGCTGCCGCCTGACCGTCGGCGTAGGTCTCCGCCTGGTATGAGTCGAGGACCTGGATCTCATATCGACCCATCAGGAAGACGCCGCTGTTCCCCCGGTCCTGGTTGGTCCCGCGCGGTGGCGAGGGGGAAGCCCACTCGACGTGGAGCTGCACGTCCCCGAACTCCTGGCGCGTCTGGATCGTGCCCGTCCCCGGGCGTACCTGGAAGAATCCATCACCCACCTCCCACGGCGCGGCCGACCCGTCCGGCTTCTGCCAGGCGTCGAGGTCGTCGCCGTCGAAGAGGACGACGGCGTCCGCCGGCACAGGGGCGGGAAGGTCGATCGCTACCGGCTCCACGACCGGCGGGCGCGGACGATCCCACTCGTGCTGCTTCCAGCCGGACGGCTGCTGCGCGGCCCCTGGCGCGGAAAGGCTCATCAGCAGTACCGGCGCGAGGATCGAGATCCGAGAGACGTAGCCTCGCATGAGCTCATTGGATGGAAGGGGGTGGTCAGAAAGCACACGGGGTTGCCGGACAGTATGATGAAGATGATGAGCGTGCTGATGCAACCGCCGCTCGGTGCGCCGGCATCGCGACGCGCAGGGCGGCCGCGGCCCCGGCCCCTCATCCGGCGCTCGAATCGCGCAGGAGTCGACGACCTTAGCCGGCGGATGCTCCAGTCCGATGTTTCCGGTGTGGCCCGGCGGAACGCTCGGTCCGGCCGGCGCGGAATGCTTCCTGCCGCTAGGCCAGGGCTAGTCCTTCAGGAGCGGGAGCGGCCATGGCAACGGATCCCAAGATTCCCATCGACGACCCCGACGACGAGGTCCTCCCGGCAAGCCCCGCACGGCGCCGGGCCAAGCTCGCCATCGGCTGTCTCATCGTGCTCGGGGTGCTGGTCTTCCTGATCTGGTTCGCGGTCACCCACACCGGCACCGCGGATCGCCCGGGTCGGTTTGGAACCTGACCGGGCGCGAGGTGCCCGCCTACGGGGAGCGCAGTCGTTGAGAGGAGCGCCGCTTAGCGGACGCACCCCGCCGCTACCAGCCGTCGCGCGGGAGGTCGGCAAAGAGCTTGAGGGCGTTCCCGTAGTAGAGCTTGCGGAGGACCTCGTCCGGAAGGTCCATCCCGTAGAGCTTCCAGAAGGCGTGATAGTCCCGATAGTAATCGAAGTATTCGTCATCGGTCTCGAATACCCGCCAGTAGTAGGGGTACTCCACGGGCTGGAAGCTGTCCTTACCGAAGAGGATCCGGTCCTGGTACTTGATGAAGAACTCGCGCGCCGCGCGGGGCTGCCGCCCGAAGTCGTACAGCACCGCCCCGACCTCGAGGTACACGTTGGGAAACTCATCCAGCAGCTTGGCTGCGCGGGCGAGATCGTGCGCGTGCCAACCGAAGTGGGCCGCGATGAAGGTGGTCTCGGGGTGGCGGCGGAAGAGGTTGTTGCGCTCCTCGATGAGCTGCTCGAAGGGGACCTCGTCCGGCCCGAAAGCGCGGCGGTTGGGGAACAGGGCGAGCTCCAGCCAGCGCTCGTTGGTGTAATCGAATGGCTCCCAGAACTCCGGCGGATCCGCGGTGTGGATGAAGGCCGGCACTCCCAGCCGCGCAAGCGTTTCCCAGACCGGGTCCAGTTCGGGGTCGTCGATGGCGAGGCGAGTGCCGTCGGCCTTCCGGATGGACATGCCGAAGCCCTTGCCGATCTCGCCGACGCCGATCGCCCCGGCGCGGATGTCCTCCTCCAGCTGACGCGCCGCGCGCTCGCCCCAGCCGGGCCCCACGTTGTCGAAGTTCAGGCCCGCCATCACCCGAAAACGATCCCCGTGTGGGCTCGCGCGGAGGGCCGCCAGCGTTTCCCGCAGTCGCTCCCCCTGCAGGTTATCCGCGGCGATGTAGATGCGGATGTTGAGCGAGTCGAGTGCGGCGACGATCTCCTCGATGCGGCCGGGATCGGTGAGGTCGCGTGCGTGTCCGTGAACGTCGACCACCGGGAAGCGCGCACGGGGGACGAGCGTCTCCTTGGTGACCAGCGTGGACTCCGGCCGGTAGTCGAGAATGGACGGCGCGGGAACCTCCGGGGCGCGACAGTTTCCCGGCCGGACCTCGGTGGTACCCGGGGGACACTCCTCACCCGGGGACACCCTCACGCCGCCCGGTCCACCGGGGCCCTGGAAGGCGGCGGCGCGGTCAACCGGGACGAAGGTCAGCAGGAGCGCCAGCAGCAGGCTGGCGCACAGCGTCGGCCGGATCATGGTCAATCGCTCTCTTCAGGATGGGGGTACTTGTCGAGCGGGGAGTAGCTGAGGTGCGGGGGCTGGTTGTAGGCCACGTTCTGCCAGGCGATGCCGAGCCGATAGATGTGATCGTGCATCAGGGTGGGCAGACGGACCGCGGTGGGGTGAGTGGTCGTGTAGAGCCGCAGCTCCCGCGGGTTGTCCTCCGCCCGCAGGATGATCTCCTCCCGCCAATCTCCCAGCAGGTCACCGCTGAGCGTGGGGGTTGCCTTGGTGCCGTTGTTGGACGCGGCTCCCTCCGCGACGAAGAGGGTGTCCAGTCGCGAGGCTTCCCAGTCCCACTTGTAGACTACGTTGCGGTCGAGCAGCTCCCGCAACAGATCCCCGTCCCAATAGACCGCGAAGTTGACCGACCTTGGCTGGGTCTCGCTGATCAGCTCGCCGCGGGCGTTCCAGATTCCGTTCAGATTGGCGCCCGCCACCCACGCTTCCGCACCCGGATGCCTCGGATCCACGTCAAAAGCGTTTCCCCGCCCGGGACCCTCTCCGTCCTCCCCGGCCCGGACTGAAGCCTTCTTCCAGAGCACCTCCCCCGTGCGGGCGTCGCGGAAGTTCGCGCCAGCATCGTCGAAGCGCTCCTGGATGTTGAAGACCTCCAGCCCCGGTCGGGTCGGATCGAGGTCGCCGAAGTGGAGCGCGTCCCCGTGGCCCAGAGCGGTCGAATAGAGTCCGGTGCCATCGTCGTCGATGGCCGCGGCACCGTAGATGATCTCGTCGCGACCGTCTGCGTCGACGTCGCCCACGCTGAGGTTGTGGTTTCCCTGGCCGCGATACGCTTCGTTGCCTGGTGTGCCGTCGTCGCTGTCAAAGGTCCAGACCCGCGTGAGCTGCCCGTCGCGGAAGTTCCATGCGGTGATGACGGAGCGGGTGTAGTAGCCTCGCGCCATGATGAGGCTCGGCCGCTCGCCGTCCACATAGGCCACCGCGGCGAGGTAGCGGTCCGACCGGTTTCCTCTTCCGTCGCCCCAGATCTCGCGCAGCTCCTCTTCGCTCGGATGGAGCTTGGTCGGGTGACGGGGTGGGATGTAGGGGGCGGTGGCGAGCGCCGCGCCGGTGCGGCCGTCAAAGACGGTCAGGTATTCCGGACCGGCCAGCACGTGTCCCCGCTCGTTCCGATAGTCGGCGTTGGCATCGCCGATCACCTTGCCGAGCCCGTCCACGGTGCCGTCGGCGGTCTTCATGGCCACTTCCGCACGCCCATCCCCGTCCAGGTCATAGACGATGAACTGCGTGTAGTGGGCGCCCTCGCGGATGTTTCGCCCCAGGTTGATGCGCCAGAGGAGCGTCCCATCGAGCTCATAGGCCTCGATGATCGGCTCCGTGGTCACCCCGTTCTGGGAGTTGTCGCGCCCGCGACCGACCTGGTGGATGACCAGCTCGTACGCGCCGTCGCCATCCAGGTCCCCGACAGACCCGTCGTTGGGGGTGTATCCCTCCGGCGTCTGCAGCGGGATGACGATATACGGAGTCTCGGGCTGCAGGGTGAACCACCCGTCGGCGGGACTCTCCCGCCCATCCACCACCGGCCGCACCGAATAGACGGCTCTCTCGCCTGGCGCGACCGTCTCGTCGAGCAGGAAGGTCACCTGGCTGATCGACTCGGGGTTGAGCCTCCGGGGCTCGCCTCCCTGCGAAGCCCGGTACACGTTGAAGGCGATTCCTTCAGGATCGTCCCCCAGCAGGCGCCAGCTCACGAAAGCTCCGCCTTCCTCCCGCGGCACCGCGACGACCCCTCGGTCCAGCTTCTCCAGAGGCCACTGGCCGCTGGCCGGCGTCACCCCCGACGCGGAAAGCAGCAGACAGGAGAGGAAGAGCCGGGACGACGGACGAAGGTCCATGGCGGGTCGAGGCGGGTCAGTAGTGGGTGTGGTTCGCGATTCGGTATCTGAGGTACTCGGAATCCCGAGGTACGCGCGGCCCTTCCGGGTTCGCGCCGACGTAGCCATAGACGCGCAGCTTGCCGCGCTCCAGCGTGATCACCTCCTCCGCACCGTTCCCGAGGAAATCGAACATGTGGAAGACCGGCTCGCCGAAGTAGAGGGTTCCGGTGCCGTCGGGCAATAGCCGGAACTTGTACCAGAAGAGCTCCTCCTTCCCGTCTCCGTGCCAGTCTCCCTTCACGAAGACCGGGTTTCCGTTCAGAGGCATCCCGGGCCACTTGGAGACCAGGTTGCCGGCGGCGTCGAACCACCAGACCTGCGCGGAGAGGTAGGGCTCGCCGGCTTCGCGGTTGCCGTAGGTACGGGCCCCGATCGCCACCTCCAGTCCGGGAACGTCGTCGCGGAAGTCGCCGATCTCGATCTGTTGGGAATGCTCCCCCATGTTCTGCCAGAGGATCTCGCCCGTCAGCGCCCGGTAGGCCACCACACCCACTTCGCTGTGGGCGGCGACCGCCTCCACCGTCCCGTCCCCGTCGAGGTCGGCGACGCGGTAGCTGTCCACGTGGTCGTGATGGTCGTAGAAGAGGTCGAACCGGTTCCAGACCTCCTTCCCGTGCGCATCGAGCATCATCGAGCCGATCAGAACCTCGTCGATGCCGTCACCATCGACGTCGATCGGGTAGACGTAGTGCCCGAGGTGGTCTTTGCGCTTGCGGTCCGTCCAGTTCCAGAGCTGACGGAGCTGCCGGTCGTAGGCCGCCACCGAGACCTCGTCGCCGCTGTCGGTATAGACCAGCACGTGCTGCGGCTCACCCGGTGCGAGGCGCCCTATTGCCAGCCGGAAGTTGTTGTACACGTGGGGCAGTGGGCGGGTTGGCCAGGGTGTTCGGTACTTCACCTTTCCGGTGCGCCCGTCCGCGGCGACCAGCCACTCCTGCCCGTTTTCCTGACGCCAGTGAATCGCCTCCGCCGCCCCGTCTCCGTCGAGATCCCACACCACCCCCGGGGCCTCGAACTCCGCGCGGAGGCGCTCTCCTC harbors:
- a CDS encoding SGNH/GDSL hydrolase family protein gives rise to the protein MSARNRGTARERRGAVPSPILGPVIGALLLGVMLAACSSAAPPAATSRWEPDIQAFEAADQEHPPAPGGVLFVGSSSIRMWETLEEDFEGLPVLNRGFGGSQMSDVVEFADRIVLPYRPRAIVVYAGDNDLWEGDTPQQVLEDFQSFVRIVHAELPETPIAYIAVKPSVARWSIVDRIRETNDLIRRFTETDPRLEFIDIYTPMLRSDGTPDPALFIEDGLHLNARGYDLWESIVEPVVRKMAGS
- a CDS encoding rhamnogalacturonan lyase, whose amino-acid sequence is MDLRPSSRLFLSCLLLSASGVTPASGQWPLEKLDRGVVAVPREEGGAFVSWRLLGDDPEGIAFNVYRASQGGEPRRLNPESISQVTFLLDETVAPGERAVYSVRPVVDGRESPADGWFTLQPETPYIVIPLQTPEGYTPNDGSVGDLDGDGAYELVIHQVGRGRDNSQNGVTTEPIIEAYELDGTLLWRINLGRNIREGAHYTQFIVYDLDGDGRAEVAMKTADGTVDGLGKVIGDANADYRNERGHVLAGPEYLTVFDGRTGAALATAPYIPPRHPTKLHPSEEELREIWGDGRGNRSDRYLAAVAYVDGERPSLIMARGYYTRSVITAWNFRDGQLTRVWTFDSDDGTPGNEAYRGQGNHNLSVGDVDADGRDEIIYGAAAIDDDGTGLYSTALGHGDALHFGDLDPTRPGLEVFNIQERFDDAGANFRDARTGEVLWKKASVRAGEDGEGPGRGNAFDVDPRHPGAEAWVAGANLNGIWNARGELISETQPRSVNFAVYWDGDLLRELLDRNVVYKWDWEASRLDTLFVAEGAASNNGTKATPTLSGDLLGDWREEIILRAEDNPRELRLYTTTHPTAVRLPTLMHDHIYRLGIAWQNVAYNQPPHLSYSPLDKYPHPEESD
- a CDS encoding family 16 glycoside hydrolase codes for the protein MRGYVSRISILAPVLLMSLSAPGAAQQPSGWKQHEWDRPRPPVVEPVAIDLPAPVPADAVVLFDGDDLDAWQKPDGSAAPWEVGDGFFQVRPGTGTIQTRQEFGDVQLHVEWASPSPPRGTNQDRGNSGVFLMGRYEIQVLDSYQAETYADGQAAAIYGQYPPLANASRAPGEWQAYDIYFRRPRFAEDGSLLEPARVTVVHNGILVQNNEEILGPTSYMQFSPYSAHGDEGPIQLQDHGHPVRYRNIWVRPLPERPAPPPGYPPAGIELSSAQLDRFVGRYNRGEQGQGPKLVEVSREGDHLVADINTHSPQRLTPLSETEFALSHTAGRLIFELDDQGRPTAVVFEMGGSRSRGVRAQ
- a CDS encoding amidohydrolase family protein, whose protein sequence is MIRPTLCASLLLALLLTFVPVDRAAAFQGPGGPGGVRVSPGEECPPGTTEVRPGNCRAPEVPAPSILDYRPESTLVTKETLVPRARFPVVDVHGHARDLTDPGRIEEIVAALDSLNIRIYIAADNLQGERLRETLAALRASPHGDRFRVMAGLNFDNVGPGWGERAARQLEEDIRAGAIGVGEIGKGFGMSIRKADGTRLAIDDPELDPVWETLARLGVPAFIHTADPPEFWEPFDYTNERWLELALFPNRRAFGPDEVPFEQLIEERNNLFRRHPETTFIAAHFGWHAHDLARAAKLLDEFPNVYLEVGAVLYDFGRQPRAAREFFIKYQDRILFGKDSFQPVEYPYYWRVFETDDEYFDYYRDYHAFWKLYGMDLPDEVLRKLYYGNALKLFADLPRDGW